The nucleotide window GCCCAGTGCCTCGAGGGCCGCGGTGGTCTCCGCGGGCACGCGGTCCTGCTCGACGAGCAGGATCGGCTGCAGGCTGAACGCCGACAGCGCCGACACCGCGACGGAGTCCGCGAACCCGCCGCCGTTCGCGAGGAACACCTCCGCCGGCGGGGCGCCGGCGGCCTCGGCCAGCGCGGTCGCGATGGCCGCGGCGGTGCCGAACCGGTTCGTCCCGGCCACGCGCGCCACGGTCATGCCCGCGTCGGCCAGCCCCTGCTCGACCCCGTCGGACAGCGCGGCCGTGCCGCCGAGGAGGGTGACGTCCGTCACGCCCAGGCGCCGCAGCTCGGCCAGCACGTCGGGCGACAGCGCCTCGACCGGGTTGAGCAGCAGCGGCGCGCCGAGCCCCCCGGCCAGCGACGCGCCGGTCAGGCCGTCGGCGAAGTCGTCGGCCCGGGCGATCACGGCGGCGGGCGAGGCCTCCCAGCCCTGGCTCACCGCGATGGACGTGGCGACCGGGTCGGCGCCCTCCACGGTGATGGCGGTCGGCGGGTCGCACTCGGGCATGCCCGGCCGGGTCTCGGACGTCCAGGCGCACCCGAGGTCGCGATCGGCCACGACGGCGTCGTCCAGCAGGTCCTCGCCCTCGGGCCGCTCGCCCGTGGTGATCCACGTCACCAGGTCGCCGAAGGCCGTCACCAGCTCCTCCGGGGTGAAGTCGCAGTGCCCCGCGGCGCGGACGGTGCGCTGGACGAGGTTCTCCGACAGGCCGTGGTCGGCGACCTCCTGGGCGTAGATCCGCTGGTTGAGGAGGGGCACGAACAGGTCGCCGGTGGTGTGGAGGGACAGGACGGGGATCTCCGGCTCGCCGTCGATCACGGCGAACGGCGCGGGTGCGTCACCCTCCACCCGGGGCACCAGCGCGTTGAGCGCCTCCTCGACGGGGGAGAGCTCGCCCTCGGGGTGGTTCGGGAACTGGTAGACGGTGTCGGCGTTGTCGTAGGCGTCACCGGCACCGACGGGGGTCTCGAGGCCACCCGACAGCGCACGGCCGTACAGCGCCTGCAGGAAGGGGATCGTCGGCCCCTCACCCGGGTCGATGGCCGCGTCGACGTTCCAGAAGCGCAGCGACTCCTCGAACGTCGGCCGCTCGCCGCCGCTCAGGTGCTCGACCACGTCGGCGTACTGCACGCCGCCGGGCGTCCTGAGGCCGGTCTGCAGGCCGAGGATCGCGGAGATCTGCTGCGCGGGGCCCTGCAGGTAGGACAGGTCGCCGGGGATCGGCACCTCGACGCCGGCCAGGGTGCCGCCCACGAGGTTCACGTCGGCGAAGTAGTCGAACAGCGCGAGGTCGCCCATCACGCCGCAGGCCGGCAGGGCCCCGACGTAGGCGTCGGGACGGCGCTCGATCGCGGCCCCGGTGATGTGCCCGCCCATGGAGAACCCGTGGACGATCGTGGCGGTAGGCTCGTCTTCGCCGGTCAACTCGGCGAAGCGGGTCCGAAGGGCGTCGGTCTCCTCGATCGAGGAGTCGATCACGTACCCGTTCGCCGAGTAGCTCGAGGCGGCCCACGCGAAGCCCTGGGCGATGAACAGGTCCCTCAGCGGCGGGGGCTGGACGATGAGATCGGCCTGCTGCGGACCCACGAAGCCGTGGGCGTAGAGGACGAGGGTGCCGTTCCAGTCGTCGGGGACCTCGATCTGGTACCCGGAGTCGGCCCCGTCGACGGTGAGGGTGCCGCTGTAGGCGGTGGCGCCCTCGCGCGCCTCGAAGGTCGGATCGGCGACGACGTAGTCGGGCGGCTCCTGGGCGGCGGCCGGAATGGCGAGCAGACCCAGGAGCAGGAGGATCGTGGCGGCGGCGGAGATCAATCGGCTCATATGCCCTGGGACCCTCGATGACCCGAGTCATGTCGACCCTGTACCGATGGCCGTTGTCCGCACCCGAGGTGGCCCTCTGACGGTGGTCGTGTCGCACCCGCCGGGTAGCGTTGGGCCGTCGTGAGCGCACCACACCAGACCTCCGCTCCGGCATCGGTCCTCCGCGTGGCCGGCGCCCGTGAGCACAACCTCAAGAACGTGTCGCTGGAGATCCCACGCGACGCCCTCGTCGTGTTCAGCGGGTTGTCCGGATCCGGCAAGTCCAGCCTGGCCTTCGACACGATCTACGCGGAGGGGCAGCGACGGTACGTCGAGTCCCTCAGCGCCTACGCGCGCCAGTTCCTCGGGCAGATGGACAAGCCCGACGTCGACTTCATCGAGGGGCTCAGCCCCGCCATCTCGATCGACCAGAAGACGACCTCGAAGAACCCCCGCTCGACGGTCGGGACGATCACCGAGGTCTACGACTACCTCCGCCTGCTGTTCGCGCGGATCGGCAAGCCGCACTGCCCCGAGTGCGGACGACCGATCGAGCAGCAGTCCGCCGAGCAGATCGTCGACCAGCTGGAGTCGCTGCCCGACGGGGAGCGGTTCATGGTCCTCGCCCCGGTCGTGCGCGGCCGCAAGGGCAACTACACGACCCTGATGAAGGAGCTGTCCACCAAGGGCTTCGCGCGCGCCCGCGTGAACGGAGAGGTCGTCGACCTCGCCGACCCCCCGGACCTGGCTCGCTACGAGCAGCACGACATCGAGGTGGTCGTCGACCGCCTGGTCGCCAAGCCGCACATCCGCCGGCGGTTGAACGACTCGATCGAGCAGGCGCTGGCCCTGGCGGACGGGGTCGCCGCGGTCCTGACCGTGCCGCGGGAGGGTGAGGGGGAGGGGGAGTACACGATCTTCTCCGAGCACCTCGCGTGCCCCTACGACGGGCTGTCCTTCGACCGGCTCGAGCCGCGGTCGTTCTCGTTCAACACCCCCTACGGCGCCTGCCACTCCTGCGACGGGCTCGGCATCCGCAAGGAGGTCGACCCCGAGCTGGTCATCACCGCCGAGGACGACTCGATCGACGACGGGGTGCTGATCCCGTTCTCGACCGGTCCGCAGCAGCGGTACTTCTCCCAGGTGCTGAAGGCCATCGCCGCCGAGCGCGGGTTCAGCACCCAGACGCCGTGGCGGAAGCTGAAGGCCCAGCACAAGCGGGCGCTGCTGCACGGCGTCGGCGGCAAGGTGCACGTCAGCTACACCAACCGGTACGGCCGGAAGCGCAGCTACAACGCGTCGTACGAGGGCGTGATCCCGTGGCTGCAGCGGAAGTACGCCGAGACCGACTCGGACTACCAGCGGGACAAGATCGAGGAGTACATGCGGGAGGTGCCCTGCCCCACGTGCAAGGGCGCCCGGCTCCGTCCCCTCCCCCTCCACGTCCTGATCGACGGCCGGTCCATCGCGGACGTCTCCGCCATGTCGATCGCCGACGCGCAGGCGTTCTTCACCGGTCTCGAGCTCGGCACGCGCGACGCGATGATCGCCGAGTCGGTGCTCAAGGAGATCAACGAGCGGCTGCGGTTCCTCCTCGACGTCGGCCTCGACTACCTGACGATGGGCCGGTCCGCGGGGACGCTGGCGGGCGGCGAGGCGCAGCGGATCCGGCTGGCGACCCAGATCGGGTCGGGGCTGGTCGGGTGCCTGTACGTGCTGGACGAGCCCTCGATCGGCCTGCACCAGCGGGACAACGAGCGGCTGATCGACACGTTGGTGCGCCTGCGCGACCTGGGGAACACCGTGATCGTCGTCGAGCACGACCGCGCCACGATGGAGGCGGCGGACCACGTCGTGGAGATCGGCCCCGGGGCGGGGGAGCACGGCGGCGAGATCGTGCACTCCGGATCGCTCGCCGACCTGCAGGTGAACGACCGGTCGATCACGGGCAAGTACCTGTCGGGGCGCCTCGAGATCCCGGTGCCCCCCGAGCGCCGGCGGCCCAAGCGGGGCCACGCGATCACGGTCAGAGGTGCGCGGGAGCACAACCTGCAGGACGTGACCGTCCGCTTCCCCCTGGGCGTGTTCACCGCCGTCACGGGCGTGTCGGGCAGCGGCAAGTCGACGCTGGTGAACGACATCCTGAAGGCCGGCCTGATGCGGCACGTGTACGGCTCGCGGGTCGTGCCGGGTGCCCACCGCCGCATCGACGGGCTGGAGGACGTCGACAAGGTGGTCGGCATCGACCAGTCACCGATCGGGCGGACCCCGCGGTCCAACCCCGCGACCTACACCGGTGTGTTCGACCACATCCGCAAGCTGTTCGCCGCCACGCAGGAGGCGAAGATGCGCGGGTACCAGCCCGGGCGGTTCAGCTTCAACGTCAAGGGCGGGCGGTGCGAGAACTGCAAGGGCGACGGGACGATCAAGATCGACATGCAGTTCCTGCCGGACATCTACGTGCCGTGCGAGGTCTGCAAGGGCGCCCGGTACAACCGCGAGACCCTGCAGGTGCACTACAAGGGCAAGACGATCGCCGACGTCCTCGACATGCCGATCGAGGAGGCGCTGGGGTTCTTCACCAACCTGTCGGCGATCCGGGCGCACCTCGAGACCCTGGTCGACGTCGGCCTGGGCTACGTGCGGCTGGGACAGGCGGCGACGACGCTGTCCGGTGGTGAGGCGCAGCGGGTCAAGCTGGCCAGCGAGCTCCGCAAGCGCCAGACCGGCCAGACCGTCTACATCCTGGACGAGCCCACGACCGGTCTGCACTTCGAGGACGTCCGCAAGCTGCTCGAGGTGCTGCACCGGCTGGTCGACAAGGGCAACACGGTCATCGTGATCGAGCACGACCTCGAGGTCGTGAAGACCGCGGACTGGATCATCGACCTCGGACCCGAAGGCGGATCGGGAGGCGGCACGATCGTCGGCGAGGGGTCGCCGGAGCAGATCGTCGACACCCCGAACAGCTACACCGGGAAGTTCCTGGCGCCGCTGCTGCAACGGGAGCCGATCGCCAGCTAGTAGGCGTCCCAGCTGCGTGGGCGGCGTTGGCGGGTGGCCGCCGACGTCCTACCGTTCTGCGACGATGTCACCCCGCCCGATCGAGCGCAGCAGCGACGTCGTCGTGGTCGGCGGCGGCCCGGCCGGGCTGGCGGCGGCCCTGTTGGCTGCGCGGCGCGGCCGGTCCGTCGTTCTGGTCGAGGCGTCGTCACGGCTCGGCGGGATGGCGGCCAGCCCGACCGTCGGCGGTCAGCGCGTCGACCTGGGCAGCCACCGACTGCACCCGAGCGCGTCCGGGCCGACCCGGGCCCTGCTCGACGAGCTGCTCGGCAGCGACCTGCAGGTCCGCCCCCGCCACGGGCGGCTGCACCTCGACGGCCGCTGGGTCGGGTTCCCCCTGCAGGTCGGGGACCTGATCCGGTCCCTCCCCCCGGCCACCGCGGCCCGGATCGGTGGGGACCTGCTGACGGGGGTCGTCCGTCGCGAGCCGGCCGACGCCACCTACGCCGACGTGGTCGCCGCCCGCCTCGGCCCGACCGTCCTCGACCGCTTCCACGGGCCGTACGCCCGCAAGCTCTGGGGGGTCGGGCCGGAGGAGCTGGCCGGCGAGCTCGCCCGCCGCCGCATCGCCCTGCGCGGCATCGGTGACGTGATCGGCCGGTTGCGCCGCAGCGCCACCCCGACCGGCCGGACCTTCCTGTACCCGCGGCTCGGCTACGGCCAGATCGTGGACCGCCTGGCCGAGGCCGCGGTCGACGCCGGGGTGGAGGTCCTGCTCGAGACCGCCCCGCTGGCCGTCACCCCTGACCGCCGTGCACCCGTGATCCACACGCGCGACGGCGGCCGGCTGGCGGCAGGGCGTGTGCTGTGGACCGCCCCACCGTCAGCGCTGGTCGCCGCCAGCCCGGGGGTGGCCGACACCACCCCGGCGCTGGTGCACCGGGGGGTCGTCCTCGTCTACCTGGTGCTCGACCAGCCCCGGTACCTGGAGTGGGACGCCCACTACGTCCCCGACCTCGAGGTCCCGTTCGTCCGGCTGAGCGAGCCCAAGGGCTACCGCGACGGACCCGACCCCGCCGACCGGACCGTCCTGTGCGCCGAGGTGCCGGCGACGCCGGGGGACGCGACGTGGCAGGCCGCGGAGGACCAGCTGGAGGGCGCCGTCCTCGAGGGCATGGGCCGCCTCGGCCTGCCCAGCCCCTCCCCGGTCGAGGTCCGCACCATCCGGCTGCCCCGCGTGTACCCGCGGTACGACAACGCCGGCGCGGGCCGGTTGCGGGATCTGCTGTCCCGCGCCGAGGCCGTCGACGGGGTCACGCTGCTGGGCCGTCAGGGCCTGGGCGTGGCCGACAACCTCCACCACGTCATCGACATGGCCCGGTGGGCGGTCGAGGCGCTGGACGGCCCCGACGGATGGGACGAGGCGGCGTGGCGGCGAGCCCGCAGCCGCATCGACGCCCACGTCGTCGAGGACTGAGCTCCCAGCCCTGTGTGCCCCGGCCCCGTCCGCCCGACTTTCGGTGCACTGACCGGGGTCACCCTCCGGCGTCGGAGCGTGGGTCGAGGCGCTGACCTGCCGTTTCCCGACTCTCGGTGCGCCGGAGTTGCCCGCTGAACGGCGTTAGGTGCACTGAGAGTTCCCGGGGACGCCCAGGGGGAGGGCCCAGAGGGCCAGTGGGGAGGGGGAGGGGATCAGCGCCGGTCAGCGGGACAGCGTTGCCGGTTCCGGGTTCAGCTGGCGCCAGACCGTCGGGACGACGCGGCGCAGGTACCGGCCCAGCCGCACGAACGAGCGGCCGGAGGCGCGGAAGGCGTAGGTGATCGGGACCTCGACGTAGGTGAACCCGCGCCCGACGAGGTCGATCGTGAGGACCTGGGCGTAGTTGTAGTCGTGCGGGATCACGGCGGCGGCTGCCGCGGCGGGGGAGAAGGCCCGGTAGCCCGACTGGCCGTCGGTCACCGGCTGCCGCACGGTCCAGCGCACCCATCCGGTCAGCACCTGGTTCCCGAGCCGGCGGTGGGGTCGCATGTGGTGGATCGTCCCGGCGAACCGGCTGCCGACGACGTAGTCGGCGGTGCCGTCCAGGATCGGGGAGACCAGCGCCTCGAGCTCTGCCGGGTCGTACTCGCCGTCGGCGTCGCAGAAGGCGACGGCGCTGGCCCCGACGGCGGTCGCGTGCGCCAACCCGGTGCGCACCGCGGCTCCCAACCCCCGGTTTACCTCGTGGCAGATCACCGTCGCACCGGCCGCTCGTGCCCGGGTCGCCGTGTCGTCGGCGCTGCCGTCGTCGACCACCACGACCTGCACCGGCCGGCCGGCGACGGTCGCGGGCGTCCGGGCCACGACCGCCGCGACGCGCGGTCCCTCGTCGTGGGCGGGCATGAACAGCACCACCGGTCCGTCGCCGGTGGGGCAGGGAGAGGGGCGCGGGGGACGACGGCGCGGCAGGCGGAGCCGGCCCCAGAGCCCCGGGCTCGGGAGGGCCGTCGACACCACCCCGGCCACCAGGGAGTACGCCGTCTTCAGCGCGTGGATCGCCAGCGCGGCGGCGATGGCACGGCCCGACGGGACCCCCACGGCGACCAGCGCGGCCGTCGCCGCCGCCTCGTACGACCCGAGCCCGCCCGGTGCCAGCGCCACCAGCTGCGCCGCGATCGCCGCTGCCAGGACCACGACCGCGTCCGCCGCCGACGGCCGCACGCCGAACCACGTGAGGACCTGCCAGACGAGCACGGCCTCTGCAACCCAGGCGAACGTCGTCAAAGCCAGCACGACCGGGCCGGGCGGGCGGATCCCAGCGCCCGCGCGTCGGCGCCGCACCGCGACCCACACCGCGCCGGCACCCGCGAGGGCGACGACCAGCGCCACGCCCGCGCCGGCAGGACCGAGCAGGTCCGCGACGACGGCCGGTCCCGCGACCACTCCCATCACCAGCAGCGACACGATGTCGGCGGTGCGCAGCGCCACGGTGGACGTCGTGGCATCGGCCGGGTTGATCCCCGCCCGGCGGACGACCGACAGGATCCGCAGGGGCTCGCCCAGCCGGAACGGCAGGACGTGGTTCCCACCCAGCGACACGTGGATGGCCGCGAGGGCGTGGCCGAAGGACAGGCCCGGCAGGGTCCGCTGCCAGGCCACGGCCCGCAGCGCGAACGCGGTGCCGAACGCGCCCACGGCCACGACCAGTCCGACCAGGTCGCCGCGCGCCGCCGTGACGCCCGATCGCAGGGCGTCGACGTCGACGGTGGCCACCAACCCCGCGACCGCCACGCCGGTGGCCACGACCGCGAGGACGGCCATCGCCGGTCCGCCGAGGCGCCGGATCGTCCTCACCGCACCCCCTCCCCATCGGTGTGTCGGTACGCCGGCCCACCTGACGGGTCCACCGACACAGTGGCGCGTCCAGGACCGGTGTGTCGGTACGCCCGCCCACCTGACGGGTCCACCGACACAGTGGCTCGTGCCGGGTCGGCGTACCGGCGGGCCGCGCGGATGGCCAGAACGGCCGTCGCGGCGAGCAGCACAGCCCAGGCAGCTCGCACGACATCCGCGACCATGCCGCCGGCCAGGCCGTCAGGTGCCAGGACCGCCAGCAGCCGGTACGGCGGCGCGGAGGTCTCGGCGAAGTCGACGATGAGTGTCCGCGCGCCGGTGGACGCCTCGACGGCGAGCCACAGCCAGTTGACCACCCCGGCCACCACGCCTGCTGCGACCGCCACGGCGATGGCTCGATGCCGGTCGACGAGCCCGCACAGGGCCAGGGCGGCGAGGGGCAGGACCACGACGACCTGACGGCCCGGCACCCACCAGCCGTGCATCGTGAGGGCGACGAACGTCGCCACCAGCCACCCCACAGCGAGGGGTGCGACGACCAGCCACCGGTCGGGCTGGTCGCGGCGGGCCACCAGCCAGGCCACCGCGGCCGGGGCGACCAGCCACGCCGGGTGCCAGACCCCGATGCCGAACGCGCGGTCGACGAGCAGGCCGACCAGTCGACGGGCACGTCCGACGTGGTCGGGGTCGACGCCGACGACCGACAGCTCGCCGCTGTCGACGAAGTGGTCGCCGGCGGCGTACACGGTCCAGCCGCCGTACACGACCTGGTGGGCCACCAGGTAGGTCACGCCTGCGAGCACCAGCCCCGCAGCGCTCCACCCGAGCACCCGACGGTGCCCACCCCGCCACAGCCGCCAGGCGGCCAGCGCCGCCAGCACCGCGGCGACCGGCACGTACTTCACCGACAGCCACGGCAGCACCACCACGCCCGCCACCGCCAGCACCGCGGGCCCCGCCACCCCCGGGGCAACCGCCGAGCGCCGGGACGCCATGGTGGAGACGGCCGCGACCACGACGAGGACGGCCAGCGCCGCCGGCACCTCCGGGTACACCTGCGTGCCGTACGGCGCCAGCGGCATGCCGGCGAACGACCCGGCGGTCACCCACCCGGCCGTGCCGGGCCGCACGCGGAGCCGACGGATCGCCAGCCACGCGGTCAGCGCCGCCGTGAGACCAGCCAGCAGCGCGAGGACCCCCTTCGCGGCCACCCACCCGCCGACCCCCATCGCCGGCGCGAGGACCAGCGGCAGCAGGGGGTCGTGGGGGCTGAGGTGCGCGCCCCCGGGCAGCGGGGTCGTCTGCGGGTCGACCGGGATCTCGTGGTACGGCGCGTACACCTCGGCCGCGAGCTCGTCGGCGATGTCGAGGTCGCCGTCGGACGCCAGGCTGTCGGCCGTCAGCAGGTAGTACGGCTCGTCGCCGCTCGTGCGGGCACCGTAGGTGGCCCGCGCCCCCAGGCCCGCCAGGGCGGCCGCGGAGGCGACGACGGCGGCGAGGACCACGGCGGCGACGACGGCCCGCCGGTCCGGGCCGCCCGCGGGGCCGGTGCTCACGAGGCCAGCGGCACCGGTAGGGCCCGGCCGGCCTGCCAGCGCAGCTGGTCCGCCAGCCCGTCGGCGAGCGGCACCCGCGGCGCCCACCCCAGCAGCTGGGCGGCCCGGTCGATCCGGGCGGCGGTCCGGGCCGGGTCACCCGGGGTGGCGGGCACCCGACAGGTCGGCACGGGGTGGCCGAGGGCGACCTCGCAGGCCGCCAGCAGCTCGTCGAGGGACACGGGACGGCCGCTGCCCACGTTGATCGTCGTGCCGGGGTCGAGCGGCGCCCGCAGCGCCGCCGCCGTGGCAGCCACGACGTCGTCGACGTGGGTGAAGTCGCGGACCTGCCGTCCGGCGCCGCGGACGGGGAACGGCGGACCGCCCAGCCCGGCGCGCAGCATGCGGTGGATGGCCATGTCCGGTCGCTGCAGCCTCCCGTAGGCGGTGAAGTACCGCAGGGACACCACGCTGAGGCCGCGGGCGGCGTACGTCCCGGCGAGCAGCTCCATCGCCGCCTTCGTGGCGCCGTAGGGGCTCACCGGAGCCAGTGGCCCGTCCTCGGCCACCCACCCGCCGCGGTCCCCGTACACCGAGCTGGAGGAGGCCATCACGACCCGGGGGACCCCGACCTCGAGCGCGGCCTCCAGCACCCGCTGGGCCAGGCCGACGTTGCCGTCGAGGTGGGCCGCGAACCCGGTCGACCAGCTGGTCTGCACCCCCGGCTGCCCCGCCAGGTGCACGATCCCGTCCGGCGTCCCGCCGTCCGCACGGCGCAGGAGGGAGACCAGGTCGACCGCCGCGAGGTCGGCCACCACGACCTCCGC belongs to Euzebya sp. and includes:
- the uvrA gene encoding excinuclease ABC subunit UvrA; the encoded protein is MSAPHQTSAPASVLRVAGAREHNLKNVSLEIPRDALVVFSGLSGSGKSSLAFDTIYAEGQRRYVESLSAYARQFLGQMDKPDVDFIEGLSPAISIDQKTTSKNPRSTVGTITEVYDYLRLLFARIGKPHCPECGRPIEQQSAEQIVDQLESLPDGERFMVLAPVVRGRKGNYTTLMKELSTKGFARARVNGEVVDLADPPDLARYEQHDIEVVVDRLVAKPHIRRRLNDSIEQALALADGVAAVLTVPREGEGEGEYTIFSEHLACPYDGLSFDRLEPRSFSFNTPYGACHSCDGLGIRKEVDPELVITAEDDSIDDGVLIPFSTGPQQRYFSQVLKAIAAERGFSTQTPWRKLKAQHKRALLHGVGGKVHVSYTNRYGRKRSYNASYEGVIPWLQRKYAETDSDYQRDKIEEYMREVPCPTCKGARLRPLPLHVLIDGRSIADVSAMSIADAQAFFTGLELGTRDAMIAESVLKEINERLRFLLDVGLDYLTMGRSAGTLAGGEAQRIRLATQIGSGLVGCLYVLDEPSIGLHQRDNERLIDTLVRLRDLGNTVIVVEHDRATMEAADHVVEIGPGAGEHGGEIVHSGSLADLQVNDRSITGKYLSGRLEIPVPPERRRPKRGHAITVRGAREHNLQDVTVRFPLGVFTAVTGVSGSGKSTLVNDILKAGLMRHVYGSRVVPGAHRRIDGLEDVDKVVGIDQSPIGRTPRSNPATYTGVFDHIRKLFAATQEAKMRGYQPGRFSFNVKGGRCENCKGDGTIKIDMQFLPDIYVPCEVCKGARYNRETLQVHYKGKTIADVLDMPIEEALGFFTNLSAIRAHLETLVDVGLGYVRLGQAATTLSGGEAQRVKLASELRKRQTGQTVYILDEPTTGLHFEDVRKLLEVLHRLVDKGNTVIVIEHDLEVVKTADWIIDLGPEGGSGGGTIVGEGSPEQIVDTPNSYTGKFLAPLLQREPIAS
- a CDS encoding NAD-dependent epimerase/dehydratase family protein → MARILVTGGAGFIGTNLVRHLLDAGDEVVVVDRLPTRRQRANADLLAGEGAEVVVADLAAVDLVSLLRRADGGTPDGIVHLAGQPGVQTSWSTGFAAHLDGNVGLAQRVLEAALEVGVPRVVMASSSSVYGDRGGWVAEDGPLAPVSPYGATKAAMELLAGTYAARGLSVVSLRYFTAYGRLQRPDMAIHRMLRAGLGGPPFPVRGAGRQVRDFTHVDDVVAATAAALRAPLDPGTTINVGSGRPVSLDELLAACEVALGHPVPTCRVPATPGDPARTAARIDRAAQLLGWAPRVPLADGLADQLRWQAGRALPVPLAS
- a CDS encoding lysylphosphatidylglycerol synthase domain-containing protein, which codes for MRTIRRLGGPAMAVLAVVATGVAVAGLVATVDVDALRSGVTAARGDLVGLVVAVGAFGTAFALRAVAWQRTLPGLSFGHALAAIHVSLGGNHVLPFRLGEPLRILSVVRRAGINPADATTSTVALRTADIVSLLVMGVVAGPAVVADLLGPAGAGVALVVALAGAGAVWVAVRRRRAGAGIRPPGPVVLALTTFAWVAEAVLVWQVLTWFGVRPSAADAVVVLAAAIAAQLVALAPGGLGSYEAAATAALVAVGVPSGRAIAAALAIHALKTAYSLVAGVVSTALPSPGLWGRLRLPRRRPPRPSPCPTGDGPVVLFMPAHDEGPRVAAVVARTPATVAGRPVQVVVVDDGSADDTATRARAAGATVICHEVNRGLGAAVRTGLAHATAVGASAVAFCDADGEYDPAELEALVSPILDGTADYVVGSRFAGTIHHMRPHRRLGNQVLTGWVRWTVRQPVTDGQSGYRAFSPAAAAAAVIPHDYNYAQVLTIDLVGRGFTYVEVPITYAFRASGRSFVRLGRYLRRVVPTVWRQLNPEPATLSR
- a CDS encoding cell wall-binding repeat-containing protein codes for the protein MSRLISAAATILLLLGLLAIPAAAQEPPDYVVADPTFEAREGATAYSGTLTVDGADSGYQIEVPDDWNGTLVLYAHGFVGPQQADLIVQPPPLRDLFIAQGFAWAASSYSANGYVIDSSIEETDALRTRFAELTGEDEPTATIVHGFSMGGHITGAAIERRPDAYVGALPACGVMGDLALFDYFADVNLVGGTLAGVEVPIPGDLSYLQGPAQQISAILGLQTGLRTPGGVQYADVVEHLSGGERPTFEESLRFWNVDAAIDPGEGPTIPFLQALYGRALSGGLETPVGAGDAYDNADTVYQFPNHPEGELSPVEEALNALVPRVEGDAPAPFAVIDGEPEIPVLSLHTTGDLFVPLLNQRIYAQEVADHGLSENLVQRTVRAAGHCDFTPEELVTAFGDLVTWITTGERPEGEDLLDDAVVADRDLGCAWTSETRPGMPECDPPTAITVEGADPVATSIAVSQGWEASPAAVIARADDFADGLTGASLAGGLGAPLLLNPVEALSPDVLAELRRLGVTDVTLLGGTAALSDGVEQGLADAGMTVARVAGTNRFGTAAAIATALAEAAGAPPAEVFLANGGGFADSVAVSALSAFSLQPILLVEQDRVPAETTAALEALGDPATAAVGGTDVISDQIAPDVRLAGDNRYGTSAAVVEASRGAGLRVNEPWLVDGETFVEALVAGPAAAAAGQVMAMVDGDDLAGSAGSTNDLIASLAGLVEDLVVVETADSVAQSSVDALLVSLTDG
- a CDS encoding NAD(P)/FAD-dependent oxidoreductase, with translation MSPRPIERSSDVVVVGGGPAGLAAALLAARRGRSVVLVEASSRLGGMAASPTVGGQRVDLGSHRLHPSASGPTRALLDELLGSDLQVRPRHGRLHLDGRWVGFPLQVGDLIRSLPPATAARIGGDLLTGVVRREPADATYADVVAARLGPTVLDRFHGPYARKLWGVGPEELAGELARRRIALRGIGDVIGRLRRSATPTGRTFLYPRLGYGQIVDRLAEAAVDAGVEVLLETAPLAVTPDRRAPVIHTRDGGRLAAGRVLWTAPPSALVAASPGVADTTPALVHRGVVLVYLVLDQPRYLEWDAHYVPDLEVPFVRLSEPKGYRDGPDPADRTVLCAEVPATPGDATWQAAEDQLEGAVLEGMGRLGLPSPSPVEVRTIRLPRVYPRYDNAGAGRLRDLLSRAEAVDGVTLLGRQGLGVADNLHHVIDMARWAVEALDGPDGWDEAAWRRARSRIDAHVVED